Proteins encoded by one window of Methanobrevibacter woesei:
- a CDS encoding NADAR domain-containing protein → MGEDKMKSYLDDGKFAAPRWLMYPELSRYTIGWRMGYGEFYWMNIPCETEEFKKLFPQPLNWLCHDEEDQNGAEKLEKYSFFARFWRKDGIQKYSKIDEEDYVVVNDFITLEQVDEEFRLDAMHFLSIRNYILCAKYDLFDMPHDDYDLTDLNDDFELTGSQQELWNHYKYSACLNGAYYKIMNDDNLKQILLDTGDKSLVYISNDEWGGEENLFGFALMELRDEIRRLYKNNDKIDWEYSKYLD, encoded by the coding sequence ATGGGAGAAGATAAAATGAAATCTTATTTGGATGATGGTAAATTTGCAGCTCCAAGATGGTTAATGTATCCTGAATTATCTCGTTACACTATTGGCTGGAGAATGGGATACGGGGAGTTCTATTGGATGAACATACCTTGTGAAACTGAAGAGTTTAAAAAATTATTCCCTCAACCTCTAAATTGGCTATGTCATGATGAAGAAGACCAGAACGGTGCTGAAAAACTAGAAAAATATTCATTTTTTGCAAGATTCTGGAGAAAAGATGGAATTCAAAAATATTCAAAAATAGATGAAGAAGATTATGTTGTCGTAAATGATTTCATCACTCTTGAGCAAGTTGATGAAGAATTTAGATTGGATGCAATGCATTTTTTAAGTATTAGAAATTATATTTTATGTGCAAAATATGATTTATTCGATATGCCTCATGATGACTATGATTTAACTGATTTAAATGATGATTTTGAGCTAACTGGAAGTCAACAAGAATTATGGAATCATTATAAATACTCTGCTTGTTTAAATGGAGCATATTATAAAATAATGAATGACGATAACTTAAAACAAATTCTTTTAGATACTGGAGACAAATCTTTAGTTTATATCTCTAATGATGAATGGGGAGGAGAGGAAAACTTATTTGGATTTGCCTTAATGGAACTAAGAGATGAAATAAGAAGATTATACA
- a CDS encoding zinc ribbon domain-containing protein — protein MIRHCPRCGEEVTEYDIVCPYCGGGITFATPTEDFESNDDVDYTTYTGYKD, from the coding sequence ATGATTAGACATTGCCCTAGATGTGGTGAAGAAGTAACAGAATATGATATTGTCTGCCCTTATTGTGGTGGAGGTATAACTTTTGCTACACCAACTGAAGACTTTGAATCAAATGATGATGTTGATTACACAACATATACTGGTTATAAAGACTAA
- a CDS encoding MarR family winged helix-turn-helix transcriptional regulator: MKKAEDVIEETPFLITHIISIHKTHDIFLNKFIKESGIKPSQYYMLLYLNENKDFNQSEIAACCLMDRCGVSRAFKEFEEKGIITREISKESKREYDVSLTEKGQKIVDFLLSKEFEWEEEICDNFDIDSDELHRIMAQFSRLSVDFNKKRYSKK; the protein is encoded by the coding sequence GTGAAAAAAGCTGAAGATGTTATTGAAGAAACACCTTTTTTAATAACACATATTATATCTATACATAAAACTCATGATATCTTTTTAAATAAGTTTATTAAAGAAAGTGGAATTAAACCTAGTCAATATTATATGTTATTGTATTTAAATGAAAATAAGGATTTTAATCAGTCTGAAATTGCTGCATGTTGTTTGATGGATCGTTGTGGTGTTTCAAGAGCTTTTAAAGAATTTGAAGAAAAGGGAATTATTACACGTGAAATTTCTAAAGAAAGCAAACGTGAATATGATGTTTCTTTAACTGAAAAAGGACAGAAAATTGTTGATTTCTTACTTAGTAAAGAATTTGAATGGGAAGAAGAAATCTGTGATAATTTTGATATAGATTCAGATGAATTGCACAGAATCATGGCTCAGTTTTCTAGATTGTCTGTAGATTTTAATAAGAAGAGATATTCTAAAAAATAA
- a CDS encoding aldo/keto reductase yields the protein MDYIQLNNGVKMPILGFGVYQITDLEECEKAVSEAIDVGYRLIDTAQAYSNETAVGNAIKKSGIPRKEFFITTKLWISNSGYENAKKSLDESLENLQTDYIDLVLIHQPFGDYYGTYRALEDYYKKGKIKAIGVSNFYPDRLIDLLSFNEIVPAVNQVETHPFNQQIEAHGIMEKYGVQINSWAPFCEGMDNIFENEVLKEIGEKYDKTVAQVILRWLIQRSVVVIPKSVHKERIEENFDVFDFELSEEDMETIKSLDCGESKFFSHYDPEIVEWFMTMK from the coding sequence ATGGATTATATACAATTGAATAATGGAGTAAAAATGCCCATATTAGGTTTTGGTGTTTATCAAATTACAGATTTAGAAGAATGTGAGAAAGCAGTTAGTGAAGCAATAGATGTTGGTTACAGATTAATAGATACAGCTCAAGCTTATTCTAACGAAACTGCAGTTGGAAATGCAATAAAAAAATCAGGGATTCCACGAAAAGAATTTTTTATAACAACAAAATTATGGATTTCCAATTCAGGATATGAAAATGCAAAAAAATCATTAGATGAATCACTGGAAAATTTACAAACTGATTATATTGACTTAGTTTTAATTCACCAACCTTTCGGTGATTACTATGGAACTTACAGAGCACTAGAAGATTATTATAAGAAAGGAAAAATCAAAGCTATTGGTGTAAGTAATTTTTATCCAGACAGATTAATTGATTTATTGTCTTTTAATGAAATTGTACCTGCAGTAAATCAGGTTGAAACTCATCCATTTAACCAGCAAATAGAAGCACATGGAATAATGGAAAAATATGGAGTTCAAATAAATTCATGGGCACCTTTCTGTGAAGGAATGGATAATATATTTGAAAATGAAGTTTTAAAAGAAATTGGAGAAAAATATGACAAAACTGTTGCTCAGGTAATTTTAAGATGGTTAATCCAAAGAAGTGTTGTAGTAATTCCAAAATCAGTACATAAGGAAAGAATTGAAGAAAATTTCGATGTTTTTGACTTTGAATTAAGTGAAGAAGACATGGAAACCATTAAAAGTTTAGATTGTGGAGAAAGTAAATTTTTCTCACACTATGATCCTGAAATTGTAGAATGGTTTATGACTATGAAATAA
- a CDS encoding MFS transporter, whose protein sequence is MDKNNLVILILAFGTFGILTTEMGFVGILPLVATQFGVNVVDAGLFVSLFALGVAIAGLVMPLLFSKVNYKKSLLLVLGIFIISNICFAFITDFNIALILRVIPAFFHPIFCSFALTLAAQLAKEGEELKATSRVIMGVSAGMILGVPIVSSLSYSESFELAMLFMAAINIIAFISLAILMPSIKPKEGISYSGQLKVLKKPSFILSIIGVLLISAGLYSVYSYVSLFLGLSNIVGNFLSVVLFLYGVFSICGNYIAGHLLSKVPNKTVLIYPFIISIIFLLLFGFYDIVMAIIILMIIWGVFAGIGNNIQQFWITSAAPEAPEFANGIFLSSGNIGITLGTTLSGIAISALGVRYIVFVGIVCSLLAFVFFVLRNRASKSETNLN, encoded by the coding sequence ATGGATAAAAATAATTTAGTAATTTTAATTTTAGCATTCGGTACTTTTGGAATTCTTACAACGGAAATGGGTTTTGTAGGAATTTTGCCATTGGTTGCTACTCAATTTGGGGTAAATGTAGTTGATGCAGGGCTATTTGTAAGTTTATTTGCACTTGGTGTAGCTATTGCTGGGCTAGTAATGCCTTTACTCTTTTCTAAGGTAAATTATAAAAAATCTCTTTTATTAGTTTTAGGGATTTTTATAATTAGTAATATCTGCTTTGCATTTATAACAGATTTTAATATTGCTTTAATATTAAGAGTTATTCCTGCTTTCTTCCATCCAATATTTTGTTCATTTGCATTAACTTTAGCAGCACAATTGGCAAAAGAAGGAGAAGAACTAAAAGCAACATCTAGAGTTATTATGGGTGTTTCAGCAGGAATGATTTTAGGAGTTCCAATTGTTTCATCTTTATCTTACAGTGAATCTTTTGAACTGGCAATGTTATTCATGGCTGCAATAAATATTATTGCATTTATTAGTTTAGCAATTCTAATGCCTTCAATCAAACCAAAAGAAGGAATATCATATTCAGGACAGCTTAAAGTATTGAAAAAACCATCATTTATTTTATCAATAATTGGTGTTTTATTAATATCTGCGGGATTATACAGTGTTTACAGTTATGTTTCTCTATTTTTAGGTTTAAGTAATATAGTTGGAAACTTTTTGAGTGTTGTGTTGTTCTTATATGGTGTTTTCAGTATTTGTGGAAATTATATTGCAGGACATCTGCTTAGTAAAGTTCCAAATAAAACAGTACTAATATACCCATTTATAATTTCAATTATATTCTTATTGCTCTTTGGATTTTATGATATAGTAATGGCTATTATTATATTAATGATAATTTGGGGAGTATTTGCAGGAATTGGAAACAATATCCAGCAATTTTGGATTACATCAGCAGCACCAGAAGCACCAGAATTTGCTAATGGAATTTTTTTATCTAGTGGAAATATTGGAATTACATTAGGAACTACCTTAAGTGGAATAGCTATTTCAGCTCTTGGTGTTCGCTATATTGTATTTGTTGGAATTGTTTGTTCACTTTTAGCATTTGTTTTCTTTGTTTTAAGAAATAGAGCTAGTAAATCAGAAACTAATCTAAACTAA
- a CDS encoding radical SAM mobile pair protein B, producing the protein MIINKRSVKSILSKSNLPIAGFTVNPYVGCSHACKYCYATFMKRFTGHKEEWGTFLDVKYWPKIKNPSKYDGETIIIGSVTDAYNQYEKEYERTRYFLEEMSESNANLIITTKSDLVLRDLDLISKFPDPLISFSINTLDEEFKNDMDDAPSIKRRLKALKKIHKLGIRTTCFISPIFPAITDSIEIIKEVTDFTDYIWLENLNLRANYKKTIMDYVKNNYPEFLGFYEDIYLNKDIGFWKDLDEKINQFCQKNGYLYVIDKEPFLNNPMEKPIIINYFYHEKIRQSSKNKK; encoded by the coding sequence ATGATTATCAATAAAAGGTCTGTAAAGTCAATACTTTCGAAGTCTAATTTACCAATTGCGGGTTTTACAGTTAATCCCTATGTAGGTTGTTCTCATGCTTGTAAATATTGTTATGCAACATTCATGAAGAGATTTACAGGACATAAAGAAGAATGGGGAACCTTTTTAGATGTTAAATATTGGCCAAAAATAAAAAATCCGTCAAAATATGATGGCGAAACAATAATTATTGGTTCAGTAACAGATGCATATAATCAGTATGAAAAAGAATATGAAAGAACCAGATATTTTTTAGAAGAAATGAGTGAAAGTAATGCTAACTTGATAATAACTACTAAATCAGATTTAGTTTTAAGAGATTTAGATTTAATTTCAAAGTTTCCAGATCCTTTAATTTCTTTTTCAATAAATACTTTAGATGAAGAATTTAAAAATGACATGGATGATGCACCTTCAATTAAAAGAAGATTAAAAGCTTTAAAAAAGATTCACAAATTAGGTATAAGAACAACTTGTTTTATATCACCAATATTTCCGGCAATTACAGATTCTATTGAAATAATTAAAGAAGTAACTGATTTTACTGATTATATTTGGCTTGAAAATCTGAATTTAAGAGCTAATTATAAAAAAACTATAATGGATTATGTTAAAAATAATTATCCTGAATTTCTTGGTTTTTATGAAGACATTTACTTAAACAAAGATATTGGTTTTTGGAAGGATTTAGATGAAAAAATAAATCAATTTTGTCAGAAAAATGGATATTTATATGTAATTGATAAAGAACCATTTTTAAATAATCCGATGGAAAAACCAATTATAATCAATTATTTTTATCATGAAAAGATTAGACAAAGTTCAAAAAATAAAAAGTAG
- a CDS encoding DUF1848 family protein has protein sequence MIINVGARSDIVNYYSKWLLNRLNEGYAYSRNPLFKNNVSKLSLKLGFL, from the coding sequence ATGATTATTAATGTTGGTGCAAGATCAGACATTGTTAATTATTATAGTAAATGGTTATTAAATAGGTTAAATGAAGGTTATGCATATTCTAGAAATCCATTATTTAAAAATAATGTTTCTAAATTAAGTTTAAAACTGGGTTTTTTATAG
- a CDS encoding DUF6677 family protein codes for MVSPIVAAIISFFFPGIGQVVQGETKKGIIMFVAAIVISIILTYALGTIGNIIYLIYAVYAAYDAYNMG; via the coding sequence ATGGTTAGTCCAATAGTAGCAGCTATTATTTCTTTCTTCTTCCCTGGTATTGGTCAAGTAGTACAAGGTGAAACCAAGAAAGGTATAATAATGTTTGTTGCAGCAATTGTTATTTCAATTATTTTAACTTACGCATTAGGTACCATTGGTAATATTATTTACTTAATATATGCTGTATATGCTGCATACGATGCTTATAATATGGGATAA
- a CDS encoding ATP-dependent DNA ligase, with protein MKYQKLVDVYNQLEENSKRLEKTRILSDFIKELDDETLSKVGLLILGRVFPAWSDKELGIGSKLVMEAVAKAVGTTVDKVEDELREQGDIGLASVNLFSKKSQTTFFSQPLTIKFVFDNLIKLTTISGSKSTSRKISIILELLSQASATEAKYLTRTITEELRIGVGEGIVRDAIAEAFNIDKDIIDRAHMLTNDLALIAVVAKNEGEDGLKKLTLTPGKPVKPMLAQLSEGIEPSIKMMGLAICETKYDGIRLQVHRNKDEINIFTRRLENITEAMPEIVKAVDEYLPHVNYIVEGEVIATRDGKPLSFQNILHRVRRKYNIEEAIENVPLKLFLFDLLYFRKSMIDEPLLKRRKKLEEIVDTSSEEINLSKMVKGTIDNIHEVEELFKTSIEEGHEGIMIKDSKEPYIPGLRGKKMLKYKAEPETLDVVVVGGTHGIGKRKDFIGSYLVALRDENDDLKTVAHVATGLDDDTLKYLTKKMEEYKLSEKGTKVTVEPKIILEIGFSEIVKSPEYETGFSLRFPVVKRVRKDKGLGDIDTVERLISMYK; from the coding sequence ATGAAATATCAAAAATTAGTAGATGTATATAACCAATTAGAAGAAAATTCTAAAAGATTAGAAAAAACTAGAATACTTTCTGATTTCATAAAAGAATTAGATGATGAAACTTTATCAAAGGTAGGATTACTTATACTTGGACGTGTTTTTCCTGCATGGAGTGATAAAGAATTAGGTATAGGTAGTAAATTAGTTATGGAAGCTGTAGCTAAAGCTGTTGGAACTACTGTAGATAAAGTTGAAGATGAACTAAGAGAACAGGGAGATATTGGACTTGCATCTGTTAATTTGTTTTCTAAAAAATCTCAAACTACTTTTTTTTCACAACCATTAACTATTAAATTTGTTTTTGACAATCTTATAAAGCTTACAACAATTTCCGGCTCAAAATCTACAAGTCGCAAAATATCCATTATTCTAGAGTTATTATCCCAAGCATCAGCTACAGAAGCTAAATATTTAACACGTACTATAACTGAAGAGCTTAGAATTGGTGTTGGTGAAGGTATTGTTCGTGATGCAATAGCCGAAGCATTTAACATTGATAAGGATATTATTGATAGAGCACATATGCTTACTAATGATTTAGCTCTTATTGCAGTTGTTGCTAAAAATGAAGGTGAAGATGGACTTAAAAAATTAACATTAACTCCTGGAAAACCTGTAAAGCCTATGCTTGCACAATTATCTGAAGGAATTGAACCATCAATTAAAATGATGGGTCTTGCTATTTGTGAAACTAAATATGATGGAATTAGACTTCAGGTTCACAGAAATAAAGATGAAATTAATATTTTTACAAGAAGATTAGAAAATATTACTGAAGCAATGCCTGAAATTGTAAAAGCCGTAGATGAATATTTGCCTCATGTAAATTATATTGTTGAAGGTGAGGTAATAGCTACAAGAGATGGAAAACCATTATCTTTCCAAAATATTCTACATAGGGTTAGAAGAAAGTATAATATTGAAGAAGCTATTGAAAATGTTCCTTTAAAATTATTTTTATTTGATTTACTTTACTTTAGAAAATCAATGATTGATGAACCATTACTTAAACGTAGAAAAAAACTTGAAGAAATTGTAGATACAAGTTCTGAAGAAATTAATTTAAGTAAAATGGTCAAGGGAACTATTGATAACATTCATGAAGTTGAAGAACTATTTAAAACATCCATTGAAGAAGGACATGAGGGAATAATGATAAAAGATTCTAAAGAACCTTATATTCCCGGTCTTAGAGGTAAGAAGATGCTTAAATATAAAGCGGAACCTGAAACATTAGATGTTGTAGTAGTTGGAGGAACTCATGGAATTGGTAAAAGAAAAGACTTTATCGGCTCTTATTTAGTAGCTTTAAGAGATGAAAATGATGATTTAAAGACCGTTGCTCATGTAGCTACTGGTCTTGATGATGATACTTTAAAGTATTTAACTAAAAAAATGGAAGAATATAAGCTTTCTGAAAAAGGTACTAAAGTTACCGTAGAACCTAAAATCATTTTAGAAATTGGTTTTTCTGAAATTGTTAAAAGTCCTGAATATGAAACTGGATTTTCCTTAAGATTCCCTGTAGTTAAAAGAGTTAGAAAAGATAAAGGACTTGGTGACATTGATACAGTTGAAAGGTTAATTTCCATGTACAAATAA
- a CDS encoding exodeoxyribonuclease VII large subunit codes for MEISDDKIFKIALVVSLVGILGLIFTSPYIEVKEVAISEINKNMIEEEVSITGVVEKVSKSSSSNTYFLTINDGTGQIPAIAFESVVIELENSQTPIDIFKNEKVIITGTITEYNSKLELIISDGSSIKLAN; via the coding sequence ATGGAAATTTCAGATGATAAAATATTTAAAATAGCTTTAGTAGTCAGTTTAGTTGGTATTTTAGGACTTATCTTTACATCTCCCTATATTGAAGTTAAAGAAGTAGCTATTTCAGAAATTAATAAGAACATGATTGAAGAGGAAGTTTCTATAACTGGAGTTGTTGAGAAAGTATCTAAATCTTCATCAAGTAATACTTATTTTTTAACAATAAATGATGGGACTGGGCAAATTCCAGCAATAGCCTTTGAATCTGTAGTTATTGAACTAGAAAATTCCCAAACACCTATAGATATTTTTAAAAATGAAAAAGTAATAATTACTGGAACCATTACTGAATACAATTCTAAACTAGAACTTATTATTAGTGATGGCAGTTCAATTAAGCTTGCTAACTAA